The following are encoded together in the Gasterosteus aculeatus chromosome 7, fGasAcu3.hap1.1, whole genome shotgun sequence genome:
- the gigyf1a gene encoding GRB10-interacting GYF protein 1 isoform X8: protein MTAETLNFGPEWLRALSSGGSVTSPPPSPAMPKYKLAEYRYGREEMLALYIKDNKVPEDMQDKEFAAILQDEPMQPLALVALTEEEQRNFSMSVNSVAVLRLMGKGVGAPAPAGVARGRGAPRGGRGRGRGESGFYQRSIEEPEVGFGRSVREIHRSQSWDDRGERRFEKPLRREVGRPGFEEPVAPVVPGRKEYTRADSDNWRILREEQEEEEGGGGSGGVAGGVVSSGEPGTNWRLTGIRRDDGGPRSAGWRDHTGPGESRRRKFDFDFRDSDGHGGSGGRRRAGSEGLEDDRDGLPEWCTDEEDGEMGTFDSSGAFMTMKKGGKDSILEEEFEFKGIEEDEEEECYADMDMKSAEGDKDKESKEAGSAGGEGETQQTSPSSSPPALIHCSPPALEPRPCKAGPVVENPPLNNSHPVKASITSSEDMATFGFSKIHMNLDAPASSSLPPPPPSSAAPLHPPPGGDTEDDEGMKHLQQEAEKMVASLQDTSLEEECFTQTLQESRNTAAALPLSHEAAMKWFYKDPQGEIQGPFTTVEMCEWFQAGYFTMTLLVKRGCDEGFQPLGDVIKMWGRVPFAPGPSPPPLLVRQPPPTQRPQSSRGSAGTVSQSSANAEDGEGRMQRRGKLDRQVTGNLDQDRLKKELAAAALYQQLQQQQIFQLINRCSEQGMMPSMNRSMSVPDTGSMWDMHTSASQPSGGEASLWDITMNPSTQGPTLEQLQKLQQERREAELRAKREEEEQRKRREEKRRQQEDQKRREEEDLFRRKQCRQQQELIMKLLQQTPQQQGPGASGSGWSGSPSSGLSKSGKPPALALLEMQQEAERLLKQQQQQRAQQRERHSGLSMGSSSIGGQWADGVGMWGGGMEGKSSSGSSSGSMGMWDEAVKNQSGLRGNSNNNMGLKNSRSSPSLSEQYMMRRKRTEEEEKLLKLLQGMKPQDGFTTWCEQMLHALNTSANNSSSSLDVATIVAYLKEVESPYAVLDFIRSYLGDTVEAKEFAKQFLERRAKQKANQQRQQQQDSMRGMNPSTLQSMFQANHMGKSGLYDIQGGKMKKKQPMMLHSDPSILGYSFHNTGECLSLNEMEMVEDY from the exons GCTCCGTGCACTGTCCAGTGGGGGGAGTGTgacttcccctcctccttcccccgcCATGCCAAAGTACAAGCTGGCCGAGTACCGCTACGGCCGAGAGGAGATGTTAGCACTTTATATCAAAGACAACAAG GTCCCAGAGGACATGCAGGATAAGGAGTTTGCTGCTATTCTGCAAGATGAGCCCATGCAGCCACTGGCACTGGTGGCACTcactgaggaggagcag AGGAACTTCTCCATGTCTGTGAACAGCGTGGCTGTGCTGAGGCTCATGGGAAAAGGGGTTGGCGCGCCCGCCCCAGCTGGAGTGGCGCGAGGACGAGGTGCCCCGAGAGGCGGTCGAG gACGAGGCCGTGGAGAAAGTGGATTCTACCAAAGAAGTATTGAAGAACCCGAGGTGGGTTTCGGACGCAGCGTCCGAGAGATCCACCGTAGCCAGAGCTGGGATGACCG gggcGAACGGCGGTTCGAGAAGCCGCTGCGGCGGGAGGTGGGGCGTCCTGGCTTCGAAGAGCCCGTCGCTCCCGTGGTTCCGGGGAGGAAGGAGTACACGCGGGCGGACAGCGACAACTGGCGCATCCtccgggaggagcaggaggaggaggaaggcggggGTGGCAGCGGGGGGGTTGCTGGGGGTGTGGTCAGCAGCGGAGAGCCGGGCACAAACTGGAGACTTACTGGAATCCGCAGGGATG ATGGCGGTCCTCGCTCAGCAGGCTGGCGGGACCACACCGGTCCGGGGGAGAGTCGCCGTCGGAAGTTTGATTTTGATTTCCGGGACTCCGATGGCcacggcggcagcggcggccgGCGGCGCGCGGGCAGCGAGGGACTAGAGGACGACAGGGACGGCCTGCCCGAGTGGTGCACAGacgaggaggatggagagatgGGCACGTTTGACTCCTCTGGAGCGTTCATGACTATGAAg AAGGGTGGGAAGGATTCAAtcctggaggaggagtttgagttCAAGGGCAtcgaggaggacgaagaggaggagtgcTATGCTGACATGGACATGAAGAGTGcggaaggagacaaagacaagg AGAGTAAAGAAGCTGGCTCTGCTGGTGGGGAAGGGGAGACACAGCAGACGTCTCCCTCGTCGTCTCCCCCCGCTCTCATCCACTGTTCCCCTCCCGCCCTGGAGCCTCGGCCCTGCAAAGCCGGCCCTGTGGTGGAAAATCCTCCGCTGAACAACAGCCACCCCGTCAAGGCCAGCATCACGTCCAGTGAAG acaTGGCTACGTTCGGCTTCTCCAAGATCCACATGAACCTCGACgcccccgcctcctccagccttcctcccccacccccttcctctgctgctcctctccaccctccacccggAGGAGACACGGAGGACGATGAGGGCATGAAGCACCTGCAGCAG GAGGCGGAAAAGATGGTGGCGTCGCTGCAGGACACTTCTCTGGAGGAAGAGTGTTTCACCCAGACTCTGCAGGAGAGCAGGAACACCGCAGCCGCTCTGCCGCTGTCGCACGAGGCCGCCATGAAGTGGTTCTACAAGGACCCGCAGGGAGAGATCCAGG GTCCGTTCACCACTGTGGAGATGTGCGAGTGGTTCCAGGCCGGCTACTTCACCATGACCCTGCTGGTGAAGCGGGGCTGCGACGAGGGCTTCCAGCCCCTGGGCGACGTCATCAAGATGTGGGGCCGCGTGCCCTTCGCCCCGGGGCCCTCCCCGCCGCCCCTGCTAGTGAGACAGCCCCCACCGACGCAGCGCCCGCAGTCCAGCCGGGGGTCCGCCGGGACTGTGAGTCAGAGCTCAGCCAACGCTGAGgatggggaggggaggatgCAGAGGAGAGGGAAGCTTGATAGACAGGTTACg GGAAACCTGGACCAGGACCGCCTGAAAAAGgagctggcagcagcagctctttatcagcagctccagcagcagcagatattcCAGCTCATTAACAG GTGCAGTGAGCAGGGTATGATGCCTTCGATGAACAGGTCGATGTCAGTGCCAGATACAGGGTCCATGTGGGACATGCATACCTCAGCTTCTCAGCCGTCAG GCGGTGAAGCCAGTCTTTGGGACATAACAATGAATCCTTCTACTCAGGGTCCAACTCTGGAACAGCTTCAAAAG ctccagcaggagAGGCGAGAGGCTGAACTCAGGGCAAAgcgtgaagaggaggagcagcgcaagaggagggaggagaagaggaggcagcaggaggaccagaaaaggagggaggaggaggatctctTCCGACGCAAGCAG TGTCGTCAGCAGCAGGAACTGATCATGAAGCTGCTCCAGCAGACCCCCCAGCAGCAGGGTCCTGGGGCAAGTGGATCAGGCTGGAGCGGGTCTCCCTCCTCTGGGCTATCCAAGTCCGGGAAGCCCCCGGCTCTGGCTCTGCTGGAGATGCAGCAGGAGGCCGAGAGGctgctgaagcagcagcagcaacagagaGCGCAGCAGAGAGAGCGC CACTCTGGCCTGTCCATGGGGAGCTCCTCCATCGGAGGGCAGTGGGCGGACGGAGTCGGCATGTGGGGCGGAGGCATGGAGGGTAAGAGCAGCAGCGGGAGCTCTTCGGGCAGCATGGGCATGTGGGACGAGGCTGTGAAGAACCAGTCCGGCCTCCGtggcaacagcaacaacaacatgggCCTGAAGAACAGCCGCAGTAGCCCGTCACTCAG TGAGCAGTACATGATGCGCCGTAagcggacggaggaggaggagaagttgctgaagctgctgcagggcaTGAAGCCTCAGGACGGCTTCACGACCTGGTGTGAACAGATGCTGCACGCTCTCAACACCTCTGCCAACAactcgtcctcctctctggatG TTGCCACTATCGTGGCCTACCTGAAAGAGGTGGAGTCTCCCTATGCAGTACTGGACTTCATCCGGTCCTACCTAGGGGACACAGTGGAAGCCAAAGAGTTCGCCAAACAGTTTCTGGAGCGACGTGCCAAACAGAAAGCCAACCAACAGAGACAGCAACAGCAG